From Macrobrachium rosenbergii isolate ZJJX-2024 chromosome 55, ASM4041242v1, whole genome shotgun sequence, a single genomic window includes:
- the LOC136835458 gene encoding uncharacterized protein translates to MGTSGLSLPISNRIAILSKYMPDAEAADAEAPAEGEATDEDGAEEEAGATEVHCTKEPIGNDTFHWSSPNFGKADYPNDAYCKVSSSSTEPGYATLSFNSLNILCEGRGDSVTFKQPYHIDDLTSKKYCGVMTESSKITSVLPTYNFFGKFRTDHTGTASGFNVTITKQMTNCHKIIETGEYSSTLLKPTGPMPLACKKKLEWCGSG, encoded by the exons ATGGGGACATCAGGTTTGAGCTTGCCCATTTCAAATCGGATTGCAATTTTGAGTAAATATATGCc GGACGCCGAAGCAGCAGACGCCGAAGCACCCGCTGAAGGAGAAGCAACCGACGAAGACGGCGCAGAGGAAGAGGCTGGGGCGACTGAGGTCCACTGCACGAAGGAGCCTATCGGGAACGACACCTTCCACTGGAGTTCTCCCAACTTCGGCAAGGCCGATTACCCAAACGACGCTTATTGCAAAGTCTCCAGTTCGTCC ACAGAACCGGGATATGCCACACTCAGCTTCAACAGCTTGAACATCCTTTGCGAAGGTCGTGGGGATTCCGTCACCTTCAAACAACCCTATCACATCGATGACCTGACGAGCAAGAA ATACTGCGGCGTCATGACCGAGTCCAGCAAGATCACCTCCGTCTTACCAACGTACAATTTCTTCGGTAAGTTCCGCACTGACCACACTGGCACCGCTTCCGGTTTCAATGTCACCATCACCAAGCAGATGACGAACTGTCATAAG ATTATCGAGACGGGAGAATATAGCTCTACATTATTGAAACCAACGGGCCCAATGCCTCtggcctgcaaaaaaaaattggagtGGTGTGGATCAGGGTAA